The genome window TGCAGTGAATCACCTGGCACCATTTATCCTGACCGGTCTGCTGCTCCCCTGCCTGAAGAATGCGGAACAGGGCAGAATCATTACCGTCAGTTCCATCGCGCATCAGAACGCCCATCTGGATTTTAACAATCTGCAGGGAGAGGTTCATTTTGATCCATATAAAGCTTATGCACTTTCAAAACTCGGCAACATACTTTTCACTTACTATCTTGCGGAGCATCTGAAAGGAAGCAAAGTAACCGCAAACACGCTGCATCCCGGAGTGATTACCACCAAACTGCTTAAAACGGGCTTCAACCGTACCGGTGCATCTCTTGAAGAAGGGGCGGATACTTCCGTCTATCTGGCTTACTCACCTGAGGTTTCTGAAATATCAGGCGGATACTTTATCAAACGTAAGAGGACTGCCTCATCCCCCGCTTCGAATGATCAGCATACAATAAACGACTTCTGGAAGATAAGCGCTGAACTCAGCGGTGTCAGTTATGTTTTTTAAACCGCTCACACACTCATGAAAAAAGAACTGCTTTCATTTATCAGATATGACACCTGGGCAACGGGGATGCTGATTGATGCATACCGTAAAGCGGAGAATCCGCCTGCAAAAACATTGGAGACGCTCGCGCATATTATTTCATCACGGTATATCTGGTACTACCGGGTCATCGGTGAACCAAGTCCGGTAAAAATCTGGGAAGACTATAAACCTGAAGACCTGCGTAAAGAACTGAAACAGATTACCTCCCTCTGGCTTGATTTCCTCAGAACCCTTAAGGATGATGATGTATATACGGAGATCACATACAAGAACAACGCAGGAGTTGAATTCACCACGCCTCTCTTTCAAATCATTTTCCACCTTCATTCGCACTCATCGTATCACCGCGGGCAGGTAATGACCCTCATCCGGCCACATATCAAAGAAGTGCCGGTTCTGGATTATATCGTGTTCAACAGAATGTGAAGATAATTGTGAATTGTAAATTGTGAACTGAGAATTACCTCAACTTCGCAGGCATTTAGTATAATCTGTATATATGGGAATTATTCAACTTTCGAATATTGTATTAACCTCTGACCTCTTATAAAATCCCTGCGATATAGACTTTGCTAAAAGGGAGAGTTTTAAAAATATTCATTGCTAATTTCATTTTAAACCCCATTACTAATTACTAATTCCTCATTACTAATTAAAAAAAATCCCTCTCCCGCATTGACTGCAAGAGAGGGAAAATCCGGTTCCCCGCAGATTCTAAACTGTTAATTCACTCCCATTTCGGCAAGCAGATGATCAGCACCACCGAATTTCTGCGTTACCCAAAGGACATACCGTATATCAACCGCAATTGAACGGCTGTAACTTTCGCTCCAGGCATAATCGTTAATGGTCGCTTCAAACGCACGGTCAAAGTTAACTCCGATCAGTTCACCCTTTGCGTTCATAACCGGACTGCCTGAGTTTCCTCCGGTTGTATCCATGTTATAAAGAATAGCAACAGGCACGTCACCCAGTTTCGGATGAACAAACCGGCCGTAATCCTTGGCATCATACAGTTCTTTCAGACGGTAAGGAATGGTGTAATCACCGCCGCCATAACTCTTTTCGATCAGACCGCGAAGCGTGGTAATCGGGCTCAGATAGGTGGCATCACGCGGAGAATAACCGCGGATATATCCATAGGTCAGGCGCAGTGTTGAGTTTGCATCCGGGATAAAATTCTTCTTCTGCCACATCTTTTTCACGTCAAGCAGTTTCGCCATCAGCGGAAGCAGACGTCCGTTCAAAGCATCATACTCTTTTTCCACAGGCTCAAGTTCACCAGCCATTCTTGCAGCATAAGAAAGAAGAGGGTCTGCTGCAATTGCTTCTGATCTGTCTTCAAAATCCTCCTCAAAAAGCTCAATGAACTTCTCTTTTGAACTGATAACACTGTTCACAAGAATGCCTGACGCAAAATTTTTCACTTTAGTTTTGCTTCCGTCAGCATCCGTGAGTTCTTTAATGAAATTGAGGCCGGCCATTTCTTTAAATCCTGACGCATCACCGGCAATTTTAATAAAGGCAAGCTGGTCAGCCGCGGGAACGTATGATTTATAAATATTAGCTATGGTCTCCATTAACTGCTTGCGGTTTTTCTCGGCAAACATCGTTTTACGTGAAGCATCTTCTTTCTGCTCTTCTTTTGACCAGTCAATCAGCAAGGACGCCAGGCGCATCATTGAAACATTTGTGCGGAGCTGGGCTGTGGCAAGCTGAGTCCTGCCGAGTTCAAACATCCGGTTATATACTGCCGCTATATCAGTAAACACCGGGCCGTATTCGGCTTTCAGGGCTGCGTCTCCGTTAACATAAGCAAGCAGCTGTGCTTCTTCTTTCTTTTTCTTTTCAACCAGGGCAAGACGGCGCATGCCGGTCATTTTGCCAAGATAATTCTTCTGGACATTGGCAAGAGAGTTTCTTCTTGCTGCCAGTTTCAGTTCCGTTTCAGTATCATCTTTTGAAAGTGAAGCAAAGCCGTCAATCAGATGGCTGTACAAATTTTCTATATAAGGAAGCTGTACCGTCTCGTGAAACTTTACAAAGTCGGCCGGCTGATGACGGAATGTCCTGCCAGGATAACCGAGTATGAAAACAAAATCTTCTTCATTCACGCCGTTTGGATTAACTTTCAAAAAGCGTTTTGGTGTATAGGGAACGTTATCCTTTGAATAAGGAGCGGCTTTGCCATCTTTGCCGACATAAGCACGGAGAAATGAGAAATCGCCCGTATGTTTCGGCCACATCCAGTTATCTGAATCACCGCCAAACTCCCCGATACTGCGCGGCGGTATATACACCAGACGCACATCCTTAATAATCCTGTAAATAAATAAAATATAGGTCTGACCGATGAACATTTCGGAAACTTCAGCTTTTATTTCGCTGTTTTTCTTTTCTTCACGGTCAACAATTTCACGGATTTTCTTCTGGATTGCTTTGGTGCGTTCAGCCGGATCTTCAACGCCGCGGGCAGCGGAGAGAACTTCTGCTGATACGTCACGGTAGTCCTCAGTGATCATGCTGGTTAGTCCCTGGGCTGGGATCTCATCAGCAAAGGTTTTTGCGTGAAGTCCGTTTTCAAGATAATTATTCTCAACAGTGCTTGCCGCACGGACGTAGTCAAACGCGCAGTGATGATTTGTGAGAATCAGTCCTTTGTCCGAGACGAAAGAACCGGTGCATCCGCCAACCCTGACCAGTGCATCAACCAGACTTATTCCGCCGGGATTATAGATTTCTTTGGGGTCAATCTGCAGACCGGCTTTCACCAGATCCACATTGGCTATTTCGCTGAGAGGGTACATCCCCTCTTCAGGCGGTGTATGCCCCTGAAACAGTAAAATACTCCCCGTTAAAGCCATTATCAGTGCTGTAAAGCGGAAAATTTTCATTAAGAGTCCTCTGGAAAATAATGTTCGGTAGTTATGAAAAAATATTTTCTGGCTCAAAATATACCACCGGAACGGCAAACGGGAAAGATGAAAAAGGAGGAGGGATACAGGAGCCCCGGGCGGGAACTCACGATTACTCAATAACCATTCACCAGGAACTCATCACCTCAATTCCAGGGCTGTCCCGGTAAAACAACTCGTTACTTTCCCTGCATAATTAAATTACAATCATATCTCCCGAAAACAGAAAGGGACAGCTCTTGAGCTGTCCCTTAAAAAAGTGTCAAAAATTTTTAACTGATGAACCTGTCACCGATTTATATTTTTTCTGAAATTACTTATTCAGTATCATCTTTTTCGTGACCTTGGTATTGCCTGCAGCCAGTTCATAGAGATACACACCGCTTGTGAGCCCTGAAGCATCAAACTGCACGCTATATACACCCGCCTGCTGGTAACCATTCTGAAGAACGGCTACAATCTGGCCAAGCACATTATAAACGGTAAGTGTTACTATGCCGGCGTTCTTAACCTCATACTCAATGGTGGTTGAGGGATTAAACGGATTTGGATAGTTATTCTTCAGAGTGAATGAAGCCGGAGCAGTTTCTTCTTTTACCGAGGTCGCTGTGTATGAAGAAAGTATACGATAAGCATTACGGTATGCATTGTTCTCCCAGATTTCTGTCAGTTCAA of Ignavibacteriales bacterium contains these proteins:
- a CDS encoding DinB family protein, encoding MKKELLSFIRYDTWATGMLIDAYRKAENPPAKTLETLAHIISSRYIWYYRVIGEPSPVKIWEDYKPEDLRKELKQITSLWLDFLRTLKDDDVYTEITYKNNAGVEFTTPLFQIIFHLHSHSSYHRGQVMTLIRPHIKEVPVLDYIVFNRM
- a CDS encoding S46 family peptidase produces the protein MALTGSILLFQGHTPPEEGMYPLSEIANVDLVKAGLQIDPKEIYNPGGISLVDALVRVGGCTGSFVSDKGLILTNHHCAFDYVRAASTVENNYLENGLHAKTFADEIPAQGLTSMITEDYRDVSAEVLSAARGVEDPAERTKAIQKKIREIVDREEKKNSEIKAEVSEMFIGQTYILFIYRIIKDVRLVYIPPRSIGEFGGDSDNWMWPKHTGDFSFLRAYVGKDGKAAPYSKDNVPYTPKRFLKVNPNGVNEEDFVFILGYPGRTFRHQPADFVKFHETVQLPYIENLYSHLIDGFASLSKDDTETELKLAARRNSLANVQKNYLGKMTGMRRLALVEKKKKEEAQLLAYVNGDAALKAEYGPVFTDIAAVYNRMFELGRTQLATAQLRTNVSMMRLASLLIDWSKEEQKEDASRKTMFAEKNRKQLMETIANIYKSYVPAADQLAFIKIAGDASGFKEMAGLNFIKELTDADGSKTKVKNFASGILVNSVISSKEKFIELFEEDFEDRSEAIAADPLLSYAARMAGELEPVEKEYDALNGRLLPLMAKLLDVKKMWQKKNFIPDANSTLRLTYGYIRGYSPRDATYLSPITTLRGLIEKSYGGGDYTIPYRLKELYDAKDYGRFVHPKLGDVPVAILYNMDTTGGNSGSPVMNAKGELIGVNFDRAFEATINDYAWSESYSRSIAVDIRYVLWVTQKFGGADHLLAEMGVN
- a CDS encoding SDR family oxidoreductase; translation: MQGKVVLVTGSTDGIGLETARQLARLGATIILHGRNYQTGPDLRDQIKRETGNEHIDYVNADLSKRDKLHALTDHIKSQYGVLDVLIHNAGVFMTERKLTPEGLEMTFAVNHLAPFILTGLLLPCLKNAEQGRIITVSSIAHQNAHLDFNNLQGEVHFDPYKAYALSKLGNILFTYYLAEHLKGSKVTANTLHPGVITTKLLKTGFNRTGASLEEGADTSVYLAYSPEVSEISGGYFIKRKRTASSPASNDQHTINDFWKISAELSGVSYVF